DNA sequence from the Streptomyces tsukubensis genome:
CGAAGCAGGCGGAGAAGAACGAGGAGATGCGCGGCCTGCTGAACGCCGGGCACCAGCGGAACCGTTACGTCACCCGGGTCGTCGGCAACGACCACACCCCGCACAAGTTCGCCACCTTCGCCATGGCCGCCATCGCGGGCATCGGTGACCTCCCCGACACGATCATGGACCGCGCCGTGGTGATCCGCATGCGCCGCCGGGCCGAAGGCGAGCACGTCAAACCCTTCCGCTCCCGCCGCGACATCCCGGCCCTGCACGAACTGCGCGACCGGATCGCCGCCTGGGCCCGCCCGCTGCTGGACGAAGCAGCCGACCTGGAACCGGAACTCCCGGTCGAGGACCGCGCCGCCGACACCTGGGAACCTCTGGTGATCATCGCCGACCTCTCGGGCGGGCCCTGGCCCCGCCTGGCGCGGGCGGCGTGTGCGCGGATGGTCGCCGCCGAGGAGCGGGCGGAGGAGGAGAACCCCAGCGGGGCCAAGATCCTCGCCGACATCCGGCGGATCTTCCACGCCAAGGGCGACCCGGAGAGCCTCAGCACCGACGACCTCCTGTTCGCCCTCAACAGCGACACCGAAGCCCCATGGGCCGAATGGGGCCGCAACGGGCTCACACCACGCGGGCTCGGCGCCATGCTCCGCGACTACACCATCGTCTCCGGCAACGTCCGCGT
Encoded proteins:
- a CDS encoding DUF3631 domain-containing protein, yielding MEHAPTEPYSTPAKPPWPPVAVPGHPAAQASLLVSPDATEAAPADIPPHKTAPDPEPTAGSALLDELRAQIARFVILPSPEALDAVTLWVAATHLQPAWQHAPRLAVVGPAKRCGKSRLLDVLTETVHEPMLTINTTPAAVFRSITEEPPTLLVDEADTIFGTPKQAEKNEEMRGLLNAGHQRNRYVTRVVGNDHTPHKFATFAMAAIAGIGDLPDTIMDRAVVIRMRRRAEGEHVKPFRSRRDIPALHELRDRIAAWARPLLDEAADLEPELPVEDRAADTWEPLVIIADLSGGPWPRLARAACARMVAAEERAEEENPSGAKILADIRRIFHAKGDPESLSTDDLLFALNSDTEAPWAEWGRNGLTPRGLGAMLRDYTIVSGNVRVGDIQRKGYTRNKFADAWRRYCPTVHPLDADPATAEG